A genomic stretch from Pempheris klunzingeri isolate RE-2024b chromosome 23, fPemKlu1.hap1, whole genome shotgun sequence includes:
- the LOC139223299 gene encoding sodium/hydrogen exchanger 9B2 produces MNMASCCSPLISLKDKCPRPQGLINLLITKVCLFALLFGVVWSITGSECLPGGNLFGVVILFTCSVLGGKLVGMIQLPTLPPFPPLLGMLLAGLVLRNVPYVTDAVYINVHWSAALRNIALSIILTRAGLGLDPTALSRLKAVCLRLAIGPCVMESCIVAVVSHFLLGLPWTWGFILGFVLAAVSPAVVVPSMLLLQREGYGVEKGIPTLLMAAGSFDDILAITGFSTCLGIAFSTGSTWMNILKGLLEVVGGIIAGMILGLFLCCFPSKDQEDLVLTRTLVLLGLSIFSVFFTHVIGFAGAGGLCTLVLAFLAALGWKTDKAPVAAMVGRSWDVFQPLLFGLIGAEITIATLSPSTVGLGLACISIGLVIRLLVTFLLVHFGGFNLKEKFFISVAWLPKATVQAAIGSKALDMAREEGNETLIKFGLDVLTLAVLAILSTAPIGALGIGLAGPRLLARQVKADDPEGGTTTPTSNGIGQEKDNVTLESKL; encoded by the exons atgaacATGGCCTCCTGCTGTTCACCGTTAATCAGCCTGAAGGACAAATGTCCTCGACCACAAGGACTCATCAACCTGCTCATCAccaaag tgtgtctgttCGCTCTGCTGTTCGGAGTCGTCTGGTCCATCACAGGAAGTGAGTGTCTACCTGGGGGGAACCTGTTCGGCGTCGTCATCCTCTTCACCTGCTCCGTCCTGGGGGGGAAGCTGGTGGGAATGATCCAACTGCCCACGCTGCCCCCCTTCCCCCCACTACTTG GCATGCTGCTGGCAGGTCTGGTGCTGAGAAACGTTCCCTACGTGACCGACGCCGTCTACATCAACGTTCACTGGTCTGCAGCTCTGAGGAACATCGCCCTGTCAATCATCCTGACCAGAGCAGGGCTGGGCCTGGACCCCAcg gCTCTGAGCCGGCTGAAGGCAGTGTGTCTGCGTCTTGCCATCGGTCCCTGTGTGATGGAGTCCTGCATCGTTGCTGTGGTTTCTCACTTCCTGCTGGGTCTGCCCTGGACCTGGGGCTTCATACtggg cttcgTCCTGGCGGCCGTCTCTCCGGCAGTCGTGGTTCCTTCGATGTTGCTCCTGCAGAGGGAAGGATACGGAGTGGAGAAG GGAATCCCCACCCTGCTGATGGCTGCTGGGAGTTTTGATGATATTCTGGCCATAACAGGGTTCTCTACCTGCCTGGGAATCGCCTTCTCTACCG GTTCTACATGGATGAACATCCTGAAGGGTCtgctggaggtggtgggagggaTCATCGCTGGGATGATCCTCGGCCTGTTCTTGTGCTGCTTCCCCAGCAAAGACCAG gaggaCCTGGTGTTGACGAGGACTCTCGTACTCTTGGGTCTGTCCATATTTTCGGTCTTCTTCACTCATGTTATTGGTTTTGCCGGCGCCGGTGGTCTCTGCACGCTGGTGCTGGCCTTCCTGGCGGCTCTGGGCTGGAAGACCGACAAG GCCCCCGTGGCGGCCATGGTGGGTCGGTCATGGGATGTTTTCCAGCCGCTCCTCTTTGGTCTGATTGGAGCAGAGATCACCATAGCAACCCTCAGCCCGAGCACCGTCG GTCTGGGTCTGGCCTGCATCAGTATTGGCCTGGTGATCCGCCTGCTCGTCACCTTCCTTTTGGTTCATTTTGGAGGATTCAACCTGAAGGAGAAGTTCTTCATCTCTGTGGCCTGGTTGCCGAAAGCAACCGTTCAG GCGGCCATCGGCTCCAAGGCGTTAGACATGGCGAGGGAGGAGGGCAATGAGACATTGATCAAGTTCGGTTTGGAcgtgctaacgttagccgtGTTAGCCATCCTGAGCACAGCGCCCATCGGAGCGCTGGGTATCGGACTGGCAGGACCCCGCCTCCTGGCCCgccaggtcaaag CAGACGACCCCGAGGGCGG